A single genomic interval of Oreochromis aureus strain Israel breed Guangdong linkage group 12, ZZ_aureus, whole genome shotgun sequence harbors:
- the rbm19 gene encoding probable RNA-binding protein 19 isoform X2, whose translation MSRLIVKNLPNGMKEDRFRSMFAAFGTLTDCSLKFTKDGKFRKFGFVGFKSEEDANKALKHFNKSFVDTSRVTVEMCKAFGDPSKARAWSKHTQSSGQGKPSAPADTDGKKKKKQKKESSSILGDLEEEPEFKEFLSVHQNRSQAPTWANDTAQEAPDPNKRKTAQSKKKPASDDYLNFDSDQSEEDKEDEEEENDESEDEDEDATKEALKSGLSDMDYLRSKVAQTADTEEEEEDENKDEEEEEEDDDGPLQHTDSDYESGDRENISKVKSSVTSEEKDQSKVKKPATQETEPTTEFTVKLRGVPFNVKEKQIREFMTPLKPAAVRIGKNESGNRTGYVYVDLHSEEEVEKALKKNKDYIGGRYIEVFRVDAFAGKNKRDGKEKETDRNFSRKLKEDEEEEDVSESGRLFIRNLPYTCTEEDIKELFSKHGPLSDVLFPIDTLTKRPKGFAFVTYMIPENAVTALAQLDGHIFQGRMLHLLPSTAKKEKSDSDAGGPGSSSYKRQKDAKTKALSSSSHNWNTLFLGTSAVADAIAEKYNTTKSQVLDHESKGSVAVRMALGETQIVQETRQFLLDNSVSLDSFSQAAAARSNTVILVKNLPAGVQVSELEELFSPYGSLGRVLLPPSGLTAIVEFLEPTEAKRAFTRLAYSKFHHVPLYLEWAPVGVFVAKPEPVLEKKAAEKEEKKKENEEEEGDDEEEEEEEALPGSTLFIKNLNFNTTEEKLLETFSKCGKVKSCTISKKKDKTGKLLSMGYGFVQYQTAEAAQKALRQLQHYKVDDHQLELKVSERATRTAVVTRKKKQADKKQTGSKILVRNVPFQASVREIRELFCTFGELKTVRLPKKAAGSGSHRGFGFVDFLTKQDAKKAFAALCHSTHLYGRRLVLEWADAEETVEALRRKTAEHFHVTAKKQRKAEVMEGILETMETEGGVED comes from the exons ATGTCGAGACTCATCGTTAAAAACCTCCCTAATGGG ATGAAGGAGGACAGGTTCAGGTCGATGTTTGCTGCCTTTGGCACTTTGACAGACTGCTCTCTGAAATTTACCAAAGACGGCAAGTTCCGGAAGTTCGGCTTTGTGGGTTTTAAATCCGAGGAGGATGCAAACAAGGCCCTGAAGCATTTCAATAAGAGCTTCGTGGACACATCCAGAGTGACG GTGGAGATGTGTAAGGCATTTGGAGACCCCAGTAAGGCAAGAGCCTGGAGTAAACACACTCAGAGCTCAGGGCAGGGCAAACCCTCTGCTCCGGCCGACACTGATGGCAAAAAG aagaagaagcagaaaaaggaATCCAGCAGTATTCTGGGAGAT CTGGAAGAGGAACCAGAATTCAAAGAGTTTCTGTCAGTGCATCAGAATCGAAGCCAAGCTCCGACCTGGGCAAACGACACTGCACAGGAAGCACCTGATCCCAACAAGAGGAAGACTGCTCAAAGCAAGAAGAAACCTGCTTCAGATGATTACCTCAACTTTGACTCAGACCAGTCAGAAGAAGACAAAGAggatgaggaagaagaaaatgatgagagtgaggatgaagatgaag ATGCCACTAAAGAAGCACTGAAGTCTGGCTTGTCAGATATGGACTACCTGCGGTCAAAGGTGGCACAAACAGCAGacacggaggaggaggaggaggatgagaacaaagatgaggaggaggaagaagaggatgaTGATGGTCCTTTACAGCACACAGACAGTGACTACGAGAGTGGAGACAGGGAAAACATCTCAAAGGTCAAATCTTCAGTGACCTCTGAGGAAAAGGACCAGAGCAAAGTGAAGAAACCTGCCACGCAGGAG ACGGAGCCAACAACAGAATTCACAGTGAAGCTGAGAGGAGTCCCGTTCAATGTTAAAGAG AAACAAATTAGAGAATTTATGACTCCACTGAAGCCTGCAGCAGTCCGGATTGGGAAGAACGAAAGCGGAAATAGAACAG GTTACGTATACGTGGACTTGCACTCTGAGGAAGAGGTGGAAAAGGCcttgaagaaaaacaaggatTATATAG GAGGGCGTTACATTGAAGTCTTTCGCGTGGATGCTTTTGCGGGAAAGAACAAGAGAGacggaaaagagaaagaaactgaCAGAAACTTTAGCAGGAAGCTcaaggaggacgaggaggaggaagatgttTCAGAGTCAGGCCGACTCTTCATCAGAAACCTTCCTTACACCTGCACAGAGGAGGACATCAAAGAGCTGTTTAGCAAACATG GTCCTTTATCTGATGTGCTGTTCCCAATTGACACGCTAACCAAGAGACCTAAAGGGTTTGCCTTTGTAACCTACATGATACCAGAGAACGCTGTGACAGCCCTCGCTCAGCTGgacggacacatatttcag GGCAGAATGCTTCACCTGCTTCCCTCCACTgcgaagaaagaaaagagtgaCTCTGATGCTGGCGGTCCTGGCTCCTCATCTTACAAACGGCAAAAAGATGCTAAAACTAAAGCTTTAAGTTCCAG TTCACACAACTGGAACACCTTGTTTCTGGGTACAAGTGCGGTGGCAGATGCTATTGCTGAAAAATACAACACCACCAAAAGCCAAGTCCTGGACCAC GAGTCAAAGGGAAGTGTTGCAGTGAGGATGGCTTTGGGGGAAACACAAATTGTCCAGGAGACGCGGCAGTTTCTGCTGGATAACAGTGTCAGCCTGGATTCCTTCAGTCAG gcagcagcagcaaggaGTAACACGGTGATCCTGGTGAAGAACCTTCCAGCTGGAGTGCAGGTGTCAGAGCTTGAGGAGCTCTTCTCACCTTATGGTTCTTTGGGCCGCGTGCTGCTGCCACCTTCAGGACTCACGGCAATCGTTGAGTTTCTGGAGCCGACTGAAGCGAAACGAGCCTTCACAAGGCTGGCTTACAGTAAG TTCCATCATGTCCCGCTGTATTTGGAGTGGGCGCCTGTCGGGGTGTTTGTGGCCAAACCAGAACCAG TATTAGAGAAGAAGGCAGCCgagaaagaggagaagaagaaagaaaatgaggaagaagaaggtgatgatgaagaggaggaggaggaggaagctctTCCAGGTTCTACACTTTTCATTAAGAATCTTAATTTCAACACGACAGAGGAGAAACTATTGGAG aCATTCTCCAAATGTGGCAAAGTCAAATCCTGCACGATATCcaagaaaaaagataaaacag GCAAACTGTTGTCAATGGGTTACGGTTTTGTCCAGTATCAGACGGCAGAAGCGGCTCAGAAGGCCCTGAGGCAGCTCCAG CACTATAAGGTGGATGATCACCAGTTAGAGCTCAAGGTTTCAGAGAGAGCCACAAG GACAGCTGTGGTGACACGGAAGAAGAAACAAGCTGACAAGAAGCAGACGGGATCCAAGATCCTTGTGCGCAATGTTCCTTTCCAAGCCTCTGTCAGGGAAATCCGGGAGCTTTTCTG TACATTTGGGGAGCTAAAGACTGTCCGTCTTCCAAAGAAAGCGGCTGGTTCAGGAAGTCATCGAGGTTTTGGCTTTGTTGATTTCCTCACCAAACAAGATGCTAAG AAAGCGTTTGCCGCGCTGTGCCACAGCACCCATCTGTACGGGAGACGTCTTGTGCTGGAGTGGGCTGACGCCGAGGAAACTGTGGAGGCATTGAGGcgaaaaacagctgaacattttCATG TCACAGCCAAAAAGCAGCGAAAAGCAGAGGTTATGGAAGGAATTTTGGAGACAATGGAAACTGAAGGTGGTGTGGAAgactga
- the rbm19 gene encoding probable RNA-binding protein 19 isoform X1 — protein MSRLIVKNLPNGMKEDRFRSMFAAFGTLTDCSLKFTKDGKFRKFGFVGFKSEEDANKALKHFNKSFVDTSRVTVEMCKAFGDPSKARAWSKHTQSSGQGKPSAPADTDGKKKKKKQKKESSSILGDLEEEPEFKEFLSVHQNRSQAPTWANDTAQEAPDPNKRKTAQSKKKPASDDYLNFDSDQSEEDKEDEEEENDESEDEDEDATKEALKSGLSDMDYLRSKVAQTADTEEEEEDENKDEEEEEEDDDGPLQHTDSDYESGDRENISKVKSSVTSEEKDQSKVKKPATQETEPTTEFTVKLRGVPFNVKEKQIREFMTPLKPAAVRIGKNESGNRTGYVYVDLHSEEEVEKALKKNKDYIGGRYIEVFRVDAFAGKNKRDGKEKETDRNFSRKLKEDEEEEDVSESGRLFIRNLPYTCTEEDIKELFSKHGPLSDVLFPIDTLTKRPKGFAFVTYMIPENAVTALAQLDGHIFQGRMLHLLPSTAKKEKSDSDAGGPGSSSYKRQKDAKTKALSSSSHNWNTLFLGTSAVADAIAEKYNTTKSQVLDHESKGSVAVRMALGETQIVQETRQFLLDNSVSLDSFSQAAAARSNTVILVKNLPAGVQVSELEELFSPYGSLGRVLLPPSGLTAIVEFLEPTEAKRAFTRLAYSKFHHVPLYLEWAPVGVFVAKPEPVLEKKAAEKEEKKKENEEEEGDDEEEEEEEALPGSTLFIKNLNFNTTEEKLLETFSKCGKVKSCTISKKKDKTGKLLSMGYGFVQYQTAEAAQKALRQLQHYKVDDHQLELKVSERATRTAVVTRKKKQADKKQTGSKILVRNVPFQASVREIRELFCTFGELKTVRLPKKAAGSGSHRGFGFVDFLTKQDAKKAFAALCHSTHLYGRRLVLEWADAEETVEALRRKTAEHFHVTAKKQRKAEVMEGILETMETEGGVED, from the exons ATGTCGAGACTCATCGTTAAAAACCTCCCTAATGGG ATGAAGGAGGACAGGTTCAGGTCGATGTTTGCTGCCTTTGGCACTTTGACAGACTGCTCTCTGAAATTTACCAAAGACGGCAAGTTCCGGAAGTTCGGCTTTGTGGGTTTTAAATCCGAGGAGGATGCAAACAAGGCCCTGAAGCATTTCAATAAGAGCTTCGTGGACACATCCAGAGTGACG GTGGAGATGTGTAAGGCATTTGGAGACCCCAGTAAGGCAAGAGCCTGGAGTAAACACACTCAGAGCTCAGGGCAGGGCAAACCCTCTGCTCCGGCCGACACTGATGGCAAAAAG aagaagaagaagcagaaaaaggaATCCAGCAGTATTCTGGGAGAT CTGGAAGAGGAACCAGAATTCAAAGAGTTTCTGTCAGTGCATCAGAATCGAAGCCAAGCTCCGACCTGGGCAAACGACACTGCACAGGAAGCACCTGATCCCAACAAGAGGAAGACTGCTCAAAGCAAGAAGAAACCTGCTTCAGATGATTACCTCAACTTTGACTCAGACCAGTCAGAAGAAGACAAAGAggatgaggaagaagaaaatgatgagagtgaggatgaagatgaag ATGCCACTAAAGAAGCACTGAAGTCTGGCTTGTCAGATATGGACTACCTGCGGTCAAAGGTGGCACAAACAGCAGacacggaggaggaggaggaggatgagaacaaagatgaggaggaggaagaagaggatgaTGATGGTCCTTTACAGCACACAGACAGTGACTACGAGAGTGGAGACAGGGAAAACATCTCAAAGGTCAAATCTTCAGTGACCTCTGAGGAAAAGGACCAGAGCAAAGTGAAGAAACCTGCCACGCAGGAG ACGGAGCCAACAACAGAATTCACAGTGAAGCTGAGAGGAGTCCCGTTCAATGTTAAAGAG AAACAAATTAGAGAATTTATGACTCCACTGAAGCCTGCAGCAGTCCGGATTGGGAAGAACGAAAGCGGAAATAGAACAG GTTACGTATACGTGGACTTGCACTCTGAGGAAGAGGTGGAAAAGGCcttgaagaaaaacaaggatTATATAG GAGGGCGTTACATTGAAGTCTTTCGCGTGGATGCTTTTGCGGGAAAGAACAAGAGAGacggaaaagagaaagaaactgaCAGAAACTTTAGCAGGAAGCTcaaggaggacgaggaggaggaagatgttTCAGAGTCAGGCCGACTCTTCATCAGAAACCTTCCTTACACCTGCACAGAGGAGGACATCAAAGAGCTGTTTAGCAAACATG GTCCTTTATCTGATGTGCTGTTCCCAATTGACACGCTAACCAAGAGACCTAAAGGGTTTGCCTTTGTAACCTACATGATACCAGAGAACGCTGTGACAGCCCTCGCTCAGCTGgacggacacatatttcag GGCAGAATGCTTCACCTGCTTCCCTCCACTgcgaagaaagaaaagagtgaCTCTGATGCTGGCGGTCCTGGCTCCTCATCTTACAAACGGCAAAAAGATGCTAAAACTAAAGCTTTAAGTTCCAG TTCACACAACTGGAACACCTTGTTTCTGGGTACAAGTGCGGTGGCAGATGCTATTGCTGAAAAATACAACACCACCAAAAGCCAAGTCCTGGACCAC GAGTCAAAGGGAAGTGTTGCAGTGAGGATGGCTTTGGGGGAAACACAAATTGTCCAGGAGACGCGGCAGTTTCTGCTGGATAACAGTGTCAGCCTGGATTCCTTCAGTCAG gcagcagcagcaaggaGTAACACGGTGATCCTGGTGAAGAACCTTCCAGCTGGAGTGCAGGTGTCAGAGCTTGAGGAGCTCTTCTCACCTTATGGTTCTTTGGGCCGCGTGCTGCTGCCACCTTCAGGACTCACGGCAATCGTTGAGTTTCTGGAGCCGACTGAAGCGAAACGAGCCTTCACAAGGCTGGCTTACAGTAAG TTCCATCATGTCCCGCTGTATTTGGAGTGGGCGCCTGTCGGGGTGTTTGTGGCCAAACCAGAACCAG TATTAGAGAAGAAGGCAGCCgagaaagaggagaagaagaaagaaaatgaggaagaagaaggtgatgatgaagaggaggaggaggaggaagctctTCCAGGTTCTACACTTTTCATTAAGAATCTTAATTTCAACACGACAGAGGAGAAACTATTGGAG aCATTCTCCAAATGTGGCAAAGTCAAATCCTGCACGATATCcaagaaaaaagataaaacag GCAAACTGTTGTCAATGGGTTACGGTTTTGTCCAGTATCAGACGGCAGAAGCGGCTCAGAAGGCCCTGAGGCAGCTCCAG CACTATAAGGTGGATGATCACCAGTTAGAGCTCAAGGTTTCAGAGAGAGCCACAAG GACAGCTGTGGTGACACGGAAGAAGAAACAAGCTGACAAGAAGCAGACGGGATCCAAGATCCTTGTGCGCAATGTTCCTTTCCAAGCCTCTGTCAGGGAAATCCGGGAGCTTTTCTG TACATTTGGGGAGCTAAAGACTGTCCGTCTTCCAAAGAAAGCGGCTGGTTCAGGAAGTCATCGAGGTTTTGGCTTTGTTGATTTCCTCACCAAACAAGATGCTAAG AAAGCGTTTGCCGCGCTGTGCCACAGCACCCATCTGTACGGGAGACGTCTTGTGCTGGAGTGGGCTGACGCCGAGGAAACTGTGGAGGCATTGAGGcgaaaaacagctgaacattttCATG TCACAGCCAAAAAGCAGCGAAAAGCAGAGGTTATGGAAGGAATTTTGGAGACAATGGAAACTGAAGGTGGTGTGGAAgactga